In Rhodospirillales bacterium RIFCSPLOWO2_02_FULL_58_16, a genomic segment contains:
- a CDS encoding DNA helicase II, translated as MMSDPFDLVEAPFEPAPPSYLDTLNETQRRAVEAVDGPVLVLAGAGTGKTRVLITRLAHILLSGRASSWEVLAVTFTNKAAREMKERAAALLNQPVEGWWVGTFHSVGARILRNHVELAGLRPGFTILDEDDQLRLIKRILAARDISEKSCPPRALLGIIQRWKDRGLEPGAIPATEKSEIADGAGIALYSEYQEQLRTVNAADFGDLLLLCIKLFRKHPDILARYQDKFRYILVDEYQDTNVAQYLWLRLLAQTRKNICCVGDDDQSIYSWRGAEVGNILRFETDFPGARVVRLECNYRSTPHILAAASGLIAHNAGRLGKTLWTNLDEGEKVRVFGVRDGKQEAKSICGEMESLKSGGEPLNGMAVLVRTGAQTREFEERLIVVGVPYRVVGGLRFYERREIRDAVAYLRVIARGADDMAFERIVNLPKRGLGQSALHAVHALARNSRLPLTEAAGQLAKTDELKPKARAAIEALLGDIERWRTLSGEIPPGRLIALVLRESGIIDMWKADPAPDAPGRIDNLMELETALEDFQNLNEFLEHVSLVMEIDENSGNDKVTLMTLHGAKGLEFDTVFLAGWEEGLFPHQRALDDLRMGGTGGLEEERRLAYVGLTRARRRALIFHAAGRIVHGRWQSASPSRFINELPKDHITVSADGGLYGSGGGEGFCEETSAFRPGRWLRSPASPSKMKSTNNNFRAGARVFHQKFGYGRVIAVDGDKLDIDFETSGSKKIMSIFVEAA; from the coding sequence ATGATGTCTGATCCTTTCGATCTTGTTGAAGCGCCGTTTGAACCCGCGCCGCCCTCCTACCTGGATACTCTGAACGAGACCCAGCGCCGGGCGGTGGAGGCCGTTGACGGCCCGGTGCTGGTGCTGGCCGGCGCCGGCACCGGCAAGACGCGGGTGTTGATCACCCGGCTTGCCCATATCCTGCTTTCCGGCAGGGCGTCGTCGTGGGAAGTGCTGGCGGTGACCTTCACCAACAAGGCGGCGCGGGAAATGAAAGAACGGGCAGCGGCGCTTCTCAACCAACCGGTGGAAGGATGGTGGGTCGGCACCTTTCATTCCGTCGGAGCGCGCATTTTACGCAATCATGTAGAACTGGCCGGTCTCCGTCCCGGGTTCACCATTCTTGACGAAGACGATCAATTGCGGCTGATCAAGCGTATCCTGGCCGCCCGCGACATCAGTGAAAAGAGTTGCCCGCCACGCGCCCTGCTTGGAATTATCCAGCGCTGGAAGGACCGGGGCCTGGAGCCGGGCGCCATCCCGGCAACCGAGAAATCCGAAATAGCCGACGGCGCCGGCATTGCCCTGTACTCTGAATACCAGGAGCAGTTAAGGACGGTGAACGCCGCCGACTTCGGCGATCTGTTGCTGCTCTGCATCAAGCTGTTTCGCAAGCACCCCGACATTCTGGCCCGTTACCAGGACAAGTTCCGCTACATCCTGGTGGACGAATACCAGGACACCAACGTCGCCCAGTACCTGTGGCTCCGGCTGCTGGCCCAAACCCGCAAGAACATCTGCTGCGTCGGCGACGACGACCAGTCCATCTATTCATGGCGCGGCGCCGAGGTCGGCAACATCCTGCGTTTCGAGACCGACTTCCCCGGCGCACGGGTAGTCCGCCTCGAATGCAACTACCGTTCGACGCCCCATATCCTGGCCGCCGCCTCCGGTCTTATCGCCCATAATGCGGGAAGGCTGGGCAAGACGCTGTGGACCAATCTGGACGAAGGCGAAAAGGTGCGGGTATTCGGCGTCCGGGACGGCAAACAGGAGGCCAAATCGATATGCGGGGAAATGGAGAGCCTTAAATCCGGGGGGGAGCCTCTTAACGGCATGGCGGTGCTGGTGCGCACCGGCGCCCAGACTCGTGAGTTCGAAGAACGATTAATCGTCGTCGGCGTTCCCTACCGGGTAGTCGGAGGCCTGCGTTTTTACGAGCGCCGTGAAATCCGCGACGCCGTCGCCTATCTGCGCGTCATCGCCCGGGGAGCCGACGACATGGCCTTCGAGCGCATCGTCAATCTGCCCAAGCGCGGTCTGGGACAATCCGCCCTGCACGCCGTCCATGCGCTGGCCCGGAACTCGCGCCTGCCGTTGACCGAAGCCGCCGGACAACTGGCAAAAACCGACGAGTTAAAACCAAAAGCCAGGGCCGCAATCGAGGCCCTGCTCGGCGACATCGAACGCTGGCGAACCTTAAGCGGTGAAATTCCGCCCGGCCGGTTGATCGCGCTGGTGCTCAGGGAATCCGGCATCATCGATATGTGGAAGGCCGATCCGGCCCCTGACGCGCCGGGACGAATCGATAATCTGATGGAATTGGAGACGGCGCTTGAAGACTTTCAAAATCTGAACGAGTTCCTCGAACATGTCAGTCTGGTGATGGAGATTGACGAAAACTCCGGCAACGACAAAGTGACGCTGATGACCCTCCACGGGGCCAAGGGGCTGGAGTTCGACACCGTGTTCCTGGCCGGCTGGGAAGAAGGACTGTTTCCTCACCAGCGGGCGCTGGATGATTTGAGAATGGGGGGAACGGGAGGACTGGAGGAGGAACGCCGCCTCGCCTACGTCGGGCTGACCAGGGCGCGTCGGCGGGCGCTCATCTTTCACGCCGCCGGCCGCATCGTCCATGGCCGCTGGCAGAGCGCCTCGCCTTCGCGCTTCATCAATGAACTGCCTAAAGATCATATTACCGTCTCCGCCGACGGCGGACTTTACGGTTCCGGCGGCGGCGAAGGCTTTTGCGAGGAAACGTCCGCCTTCCGGCCGGGGCGATGGCTGCGTAGCCCGGCATCCCCCTCAAAAATGAAATCAACAAACAACAACTTCAGGGCCGGAGCGCGTGTCTTTCACCAAAAGTTCGGATATGGGCGCGTCATCGCCGTGGACGGCGACAAACTGGACATCGACTTTGAAACGTCCGGCAGCAAGAAAATAATGAGCATCTTCGTGGAGGCGGCGTGA
- a CDS encoding pantetheine-phosphate adenylyltransferase, translating to MRVGIYPGSFDPVTNGHIDIISRAARIVDKLIVAVALNTGKNPLFQLAERAAMVAEDVRPLVDKGISIEIMSFNGLLIDFADQVGASVIIRGLRAVSDFEYEFQMAAMNARLNPKAETAFLMASDRNHFISSRFVKEIGALGGDISHFVSPNVAAKLRERFSGAGR from the coding sequence ATGCGCGTCGGCATTTATCCCGGTTCTTTCGACCCTGTGACCAATGGTCATATCGACATCATTTCGCGGGCCGCGAGGATCGTTGACAAGCTGATCGTCGCCGTCGCCCTCAACACCGGCAAGAACCCGCTTTTCCAACTGGCGGAACGCGCCGCCATGGTGGCGGAGGATGTAAGGCCTCTTGTCGACAAGGGAATCTCCATCGAAATCATGTCTTTTAACGGCCTGCTCATTGATTTCGCCGATCAGGTTGGGGCCTCGGTGATCATAAGGGGCCTGAGGGCCGTTTCCGACTTCGAGTATGAATTCCAGATGGCCGCCATGAACGCCCGCCTCAACCCCAAGGCGGAAACCGCCTTCCTGATGGCCTCGGATCGCAACCACTTTATTTCATCGCGTTTCGTCAAGGAAATAGGCGCCCTCGGCGGCGATATCAGTCATTTCGTATCGCCCAATGTGGCCGCAAAGCTGCGTGAGCGTTTCTCCGGCGCCGGAAGATGA